A single window of Hymenobacter sp. APR13 DNA harbors:
- a CDS encoding ADP-ribosylglycohydrolase family protein translates to MTNTPESQLRAALLGLAVGDALGVPVEFQSRAARRHDPVVHMRAYGTHHQPAGTWSDDASLTFCLAEAIADGYTVGKLAENCCRWYYKNFWTPHGSVFDIGITTREALQKLKADPDLILAGGTDEFSNGNGALMRILPLAFYQEQAPPAARFQLIREASAVTHGHIRSAVACWLYLEMARHLRAGLAPAAAYAQLCAETPAQLRELRVPEPEVAQFDYLLTGQLADFPEQKIRSGGYVMHTLEASLWCLLRHETFAETVLAAVNLGDDTDTTGAVAGGLAGLYYGEAAIPAEWLAVLARRADIEELARRMLAAMSR, encoded by the coding sequence ATGACAAATACCCCCGAATCCCAGCTCCGGGCTGCCCTGTTGGGTTTGGCCGTGGGCGATGCGCTGGGTGTGCCGGTGGAGTTCCAGAGCCGCGCCGCCCGCCGCCACGACCCCGTGGTGCATATGCGCGCTTACGGCACCCACCACCAGCCCGCCGGCACCTGGTCTGATGATGCCTCACTCACGTTCTGCCTCGCTGAAGCCATTGCTGATGGCTACACCGTGGGCAAGCTGGCCGAGAACTGCTGCCGCTGGTACTACAAAAACTTCTGGACGCCCCACGGCTCCGTGTTCGACATCGGCATCACCACCCGCGAGGCCCTGCAGAAGCTCAAAGCCGACCCTGACCTAATTCTGGCGGGCGGCACCGACGAGTTCAGCAATGGCAACGGCGCCCTGATGCGGATTCTGCCGCTGGCTTTCTACCAGGAGCAGGCCCCGCCGGCCGCCCGGTTTCAGCTGATCCGGGAGGCTTCGGCCGTCACGCACGGCCATATCCGCTCGGCGGTGGCGTGCTGGCTGTACCTGGAAATGGCCCGCCACCTGCGCGCCGGCCTGGCCCCGGCCGCGGCCTACGCCCAACTGTGCGCCGAAACCCCGGCCCAGCTGCGGGAGCTGCGCGTTCCAGAACCGGAAGTAGCCCAGTTCGACTACCTGCTCACCGGACAACTGGCTGATTTTCCGGAGCAGAAGATCCGCAGCGGCGGCTACGTCATGCACACGCTGGAAGCCAGCCTGTGGTGTTTGCTGCGCCACGAAACCTTTGCCGAAACCGTGCTGGCCGCCGTCAACCTCGGCGACGATACCGACACCACCGGGGCCGTAGCGGGCGGTTTGGCCGGCCTGTATTATGGCGAGGCCGCCATTCCAGCCGAGTGGCTGGCCGTGCTGGCCCGCCGCGCCGACATAGAGGAGCTAGCTCGCCGCATGTTGGCTGCCATGAGCCGCTGA
- a CDS encoding glycoside hydrolase family 97 protein, whose translation MRQYFWLLLLPAGSAAAQATAPLTVQLANVRLQVARNAAGQPTYAVQFGSKPVINPSRLGLALADGPGFEGPLEITGSETKDVDETWNPVWGEVKTIRNHYRQLTVHLRQPQQPGRRLDVVFRVFADGVGFRYEVPRQVGLSYFTVQQELTEFNLPANHKAFWIPGDYDSNEYAYTTSRLSEVNTTPIEAIQQKAAPHRVQTPLMLKADNGLYVNIHEAALVNYPAMMLDVAPATYGLRSHLVPSATGAAAYLQAPEHTPWRTIVVSDKAPEVLASKLILNLNEPTQFPTTDWIKPQKFVGVWWEMHVNKASWNYADTSNIKLAGTDWSRLRPNGRHGANTANVKRYIDFAAQNGLQSVLVEGWNVGWEDWAGNWKEEVFDFVTPYPDFNVTELQQYAAAKGVQLMMHHETSGSVTNYERRQDAAYRFMKKHNYAAVKTGYVGRIIPRGEHHDGQWMVNHFNHTAALLGQNELMVDMHEAVRPTGLHRTYPNWLASEAARGNEFNAWSSGNPPEHETILPFTRLMGGPMDYTPGIFRIKLEAWNPAQNKGRQVHTTLAKQLALYVTMYSPVQMAADLPEAYEQHPDAFQFIKDVAVDWDDTRILAAEPGEYITTARKAKGREDWFVGSITDENPRQQTVKLDFLTPGRQYEATIYADGKGASWDQNPEAYQIRRQKVSSKSTLKLQLAPGGGAAISLRPL comes from the coding sequence ATGCGTCAGTATTTCTGGCTGCTGCTGTTGCCGGCGGGTTCGGCGGCGGCGCAGGCCACCGCCCCGCTTACCGTGCAGCTTGCTAACGTGCGCCTGCAGGTGGCCCGCAACGCCGCCGGCCAGCCCACCTACGCCGTGCAATTCGGCTCGAAACCCGTCATCAACCCCTCCCGGCTGGGTTTGGCTCTGGCCGACGGGCCGGGCTTCGAGGGGCCGCTGGAAATCACCGGCTCCGAAACCAAGGATGTGGATGAAACCTGGAACCCGGTGTGGGGCGAGGTGAAAACCATCCGTAACCACTACCGCCAGCTCACGGTGCACCTGCGCCAGCCCCAGCAGCCCGGCCGCCGCCTCGACGTGGTGTTCCGGGTGTTTGCCGACGGCGTGGGCTTCCGCTACGAGGTGCCCCGACAGGTGGGCCTCAGCTACTTCACGGTGCAGCAGGAGCTGACCGAGTTCAACCTGCCCGCCAACCACAAGGCCTTCTGGATTCCGGGCGACTACGACTCCAACGAGTACGCCTACACCACCTCCCGCCTGAGCGAGGTGAACACCACCCCCATCGAGGCCATCCAGCAGAAAGCCGCTCCCCACCGCGTGCAGACGCCCCTGATGCTGAAGGCCGACAACGGGCTGTACGTGAACATCCACGAGGCCGCGCTGGTGAACTACCCGGCCATGATGCTGGACGTGGCCCCCGCCACCTACGGCCTGCGCAGCCACCTGGTGCCCTCGGCCACCGGCGCAGCCGCCTACCTGCAGGCCCCCGAGCACACGCCCTGGCGCACCATCGTGGTGAGCGACAAAGCCCCCGAGGTGCTGGCCAGTAAGCTGATTCTGAACCTGAACGAGCCCACCCAATTCCCCACCACCGACTGGATCAAGCCCCAGAAATTTGTGGGCGTGTGGTGGGAGATGCACGTGAACAAGGCCAGCTGGAACTACGCCGACACCAGCAATATCAAGCTGGCCGGCACCGACTGGAGCCGCCTCCGGCCCAACGGCCGCCACGGGGCCAACACCGCCAACGTGAAGCGCTACATTGACTTTGCCGCCCAAAACGGCCTGCAGAGCGTGCTGGTGGAGGGCTGGAACGTGGGCTGGGAAGATTGGGCCGGCAACTGGAAGGAAGAAGTATTCGACTTCGTGACGCCTTACCCCGATTTCAACGTGACGGAGCTGCAGCAGTACGCCGCCGCCAAGGGCGTGCAGCTGATGATGCACCACGAAACCTCGGGCTCGGTCACCAACTACGAGCGGCGCCAGGATGCCGCCTACCGCTTCATGAAGAAGCACAACTACGCCGCCGTGAAAACCGGCTACGTGGGCCGCATCATCCCGCGCGGGGAGCACCACGACGGCCAGTGGATGGTAAACCACTTCAACCACACTGCCGCGCTGCTGGGCCAAAACGAGCTGATGGTGGACATGCACGAGGCCGTACGGCCCACCGGCCTGCACCGCACCTACCCCAACTGGCTGGCTTCGGAAGCGGCCCGGGGTAACGAGTTCAATGCCTGGAGCAGCGGCAACCCGCCCGAGCACGAAACCATCCTGCCCTTCACCCGCCTCATGGGCGGCCCCATGGACTACACGCCCGGCATTTTCCGCATCAAGCTGGAAGCCTGGAACCCCGCCCAGAACAAGGGCCGGCAGGTGCACACCACCCTGGCCAAGCAGCTGGCCCTGTACGTGACCATGTACAGCCCCGTGCAGATGGCCGCCGACCTGCCCGAAGCCTACGAGCAGCACCCCGACGCCTTCCAGTTCATCAAGGACGTGGCCGTGGACTGGGACGACACCCGCATCCTAGCCGCCGAGCCCGGCGAGTACATCACCACCGCCCGCAAAGCCAAGGGCCGCGAAGACTGGTTTGTGGGCAGCATCACCGACGAAAACCCGCGCCAGCAAACCGTCAAGCTCGATTTCCTGACGCCCGGCCGGCAGTACGAGGCCACTATCTACGCCGACGGCAAAGGCGCCAGCTGGGACCAGAACCCCGAGGCCTACCAGATCCGCAGGCAGAAAGTCAGCAGCAAATCCACGCTCAAGCTGCAGCTGGCTCCCGGCGGCGGCGCGGCCATCAGCCTCCGGCCGCTGTAG
- a CDS encoding acetyl-CoA carboxylase carboxyltransferase subunit alpha, with product MLLDFEQPIAVLEGKLREMQQLALDSQVDVSDAVAALEAKIKTLKKETYANLTRWQRVQLSRHPERPYTLDYIEGMTEKFVELHGDRTVGDDKAMVGGFAEIDGRSVMFIGQQKGRNTKQRQMRNFGMPNPEGYRKALRLMKLAEKFGKPIVTLIDTPGAFPGLEAEERGQGEAIARNLKEMFLLKVPVICIIIGEGASGGALGIAIGDRVLMLENTWYSVISPESCSSILWRSWDYKEQAAEALKLTATDMLGNKLVDGIVKEPLGGAHTDTATMIKTLKKTILKTLDELEALPHEERISQRIDKFSAMGVVLE from the coding sequence ATGCTCCTCGATTTTGAACAACCAATTGCCGTGCTCGAAGGCAAGCTCCGTGAAATGCAACAGCTGGCGCTCGATAGCCAGGTGGACGTATCGGATGCCGTAGCGGCCCTCGAAGCCAAAATCAAGACCCTTAAAAAGGAAACCTACGCCAACCTGACCCGCTGGCAGCGCGTGCAGCTCTCGCGCCACCCCGAACGGCCCTACACCCTCGACTACATTGAGGGCATGACCGAGAAGTTTGTGGAGCTACACGGCGACCGGACCGTGGGCGACGACAAGGCCATGGTGGGCGGCTTCGCCGAAATCGACGGCCGCTCGGTGATGTTCATTGGCCAGCAGAAGGGCCGCAACACCAAGCAGCGGCAGATGCGCAACTTCGGCATGCCCAACCCCGAAGGCTACCGCAAGGCCCTGCGCCTGATGAAGCTGGCCGAGAAGTTCGGCAAGCCCATTGTGACGCTGATTGACACGCCCGGCGCGTTTCCGGGCCTCGAGGCCGAGGAGCGGGGGCAGGGCGAGGCCATTGCCCGCAACCTCAAGGAAATGTTCCTGCTGAAGGTGCCCGTTATCTGCATCATCATCGGCGAAGGCGCTTCGGGCGGGGCCCTGGGCATTGCCATCGGCGACCGGGTGCTGATGCTGGAAAACACCTGGTACTCGGTGATTTCGCCGGAGTCGTGCAGCAGCATTCTGTGGCGCAGCTGGGACTACAAGGAGCAGGCCGCCGAGGCCCTCAAGCTCACGGCTACAGATATGCTGGGCAACAAGCTCGTGGACGGCATCGTGAAGGAGCCCCTGGGCGGCGCCCACACCGACACGGCCACCATGATCAAAACCCTCAAGAAAACCATCCTCAAAACCCTCGACGAGCTGGAAGCCCTGCCCCACGAGGAGCGCATCAGCCAGCGCATCGACAAGTTCTCGGCGATGGGCGTGGTGCTGGAGTAA
- a CDS encoding glycoside hydrolase family 13 protein — protein sequence MKKMLYTLLLAASLLPLGAAAQSITRLNPTNWWVGMKHNTVQVLVYGPQAGTLTYTVNYPGVKLVKTNTVENPNYAFLDLVIAPTAKPGQVALVGKKGTKTATQNWELKARDNAVKAQGVTQADFIYLAMPDRFANGDPSNDKFADMADPSSDRAQPFLRHGGDLQGAAQHLDYLKELGVTAVWFTPVIENNQGLTDEGGAKRSAYHGYGFTDHYTVDKRLGGNAAYKAFVQKAHGMGLKVVQDAVYNHIGNNHWFIQDLPMKSWLHQWPTYTNTSYRQQPITDPHAAQIDKRVTLDGWFVPFLPDLNQQNPYVANFLIQHALWTVENFGVDAWRIDTYMYNDQPFMNRCNAALLQEYPKIHIFGESSVTSIVDQAYYVRNKIDFPFKSNQPGGLDFVLENAMLAGLKEVGTPGATGWDNGAQRVYQALAQDAVYQDPTKLVTFIDNHDHNRFLSEVGEDVAKYKMGLTWLLTTRGIPSIYYGTEILMKNFKDPSDAEVRRDFPGGFPGDQQNKFTAAGRTEAENDAFRFVSTLANYRRTHPVLSSGQLMQYLPENGQYVYFRYADAGTVMVASNTTDKAASLPTARFSERMTGFTKARNVLTGETISDLKTLQLPAKTALVLELMK from the coding sequence ATGAAAAAAATGCTCTATACGCTGCTGCTGGCGGCTTCTCTGCTGCCGCTGGGCGCCGCGGCCCAGTCCATCACCCGCCTGAACCCCACCAACTGGTGGGTGGGCATGAAGCACAACACCGTGCAGGTGCTGGTGTACGGCCCCCAGGCCGGCACGCTCACCTACACCGTGAACTACCCCGGCGTGAAGCTGGTGAAAACCAACACCGTTGAGAACCCCAACTACGCCTTCCTCGACCTAGTAATTGCGCCCACGGCCAAACCCGGGCAGGTGGCGCTGGTGGGCAAGAAGGGCACGAAAACCGCGACCCAGAACTGGGAGCTGAAGGCCCGCGACAACGCGGTGAAAGCCCAAGGCGTCACGCAGGCGGATTTCATCTACCTGGCCATGCCCGACCGTTTCGCCAACGGTGACCCCTCAAACGACAAGTTTGCCGATATGGCCGACCCCAGCTCCGACCGCGCCCAGCCCTTCCTGCGCCACGGCGGCGACCTGCAGGGGGCCGCGCAGCACCTCGATTACCTGAAGGAGCTGGGCGTGACGGCCGTGTGGTTTACGCCCGTCATCGAAAACAACCAGGGCCTCACCGACGAAGGCGGGGCCAAACGCTCGGCCTACCACGGCTACGGCTTCACCGACCACTACACCGTGGACAAGCGCCTGGGCGGCAACGCCGCCTACAAGGCCTTCGTGCAGAAAGCCCACGGCATGGGCCTGAAAGTGGTGCAGGATGCCGTGTACAACCACATCGGCAACAACCACTGGTTTATCCAGGACTTGCCCATGAAAAGCTGGCTGCACCAGTGGCCCACCTACACCAACACCAGCTACCGCCAGCAGCCCATCACCGACCCCCACGCCGCCCAGATTGACAAGCGCGTGACCCTCGACGGCTGGTTTGTGCCCTTCCTGCCCGACCTCAACCAGCAGAACCCCTACGTGGCCAACTTCCTGATCCAGCACGCCCTCTGGACGGTGGAGAACTTTGGGGTGGATGCCTGGCGCATCGACACCTATATGTACAACGACCAGCCCTTCATGAACCGCTGCAACGCGGCCCTGCTGCAGGAGTACCCCAAGATTCACATTTTCGGGGAGTCGTCGGTGACCAGCATCGTGGACCAGGCCTACTACGTGCGCAACAAGATTGACTTTCCCTTTAAGTCCAACCAGCCCGGCGGCCTCGATTTCGTGCTGGAAAACGCCATGCTGGCCGGCCTGAAGGAAGTGGGCACGCCCGGCGCCACCGGCTGGGACAACGGTGCCCAGCGCGTGTACCAGGCCCTGGCCCAGGACGCCGTGTACCAGGACCCCACCAAGCTCGTCACCTTCATCGACAACCACGACCACAACCGCTTCCTCTCGGAAGTAGGCGAGGACGTTGCCAAATATAAGATGGGCCTGACCTGGTTGCTGACCACCCGCGGCATCCCGAGCATATATTACGGCACGGAAATCCTGATGAAGAACTTCAAGGACCCCTCCGACGCCGAAGTGCGCCGCGACTTCCCCGGCGGCTTTCCTGGCGACCAGCAGAACAAGTTCACGGCCGCCGGCCGCACCGAGGCCGAAAACGACGCCTTCCGCTTCGTGAGCACCCTGGCCAACTACCGCCGCACCCACCCGGTGCTCAGCTCCGGCCAGCTGATGCAGTACCTACCCGAAAACGGCCAGTACGTGTACTTCCGCTACGCTGACGCCGGCACCGTCATGGTAGCTTCCAACACCACCGATAAAGCCGCCAGCCTGCCCACCGCCCGCTTCTCCGAGCGCATGACCGGCTTCACCAAAGCCCGCAACGTCCTCACCGGCGAAACCATTTCCGACCTGAAAACCCTGCAGCTGCCCGCCAAAACGGCGCTGGTGCTGGAGCTGATGAAGTAG
- a CDS encoding MBL fold metallo-hydrolase: MTVHTLDTGLFKLDGGAMFGVVPKSMWQKLVPADTNNMCTWAMRCLLVEDNGRLLLIDNGIGEKQDDKFRGHFYLHGDDTLEKSLRRLGYTSADITDVLLTHLHFDHCGGSVVRTAVGQLELAFPNATYWSNQSHWDWAVTPNAREKASFLKENILPIQESGHLRFIESAADVPAELGAVREIIFADGHTEKMMVPLLDYKGRKLAFMADLLPSAAHIPLPYVMGYDVRPLQTLTEKEQVLRRAADENWVLVLEHDAAHECCTVQHTEKGVRLADTFKLSEL, encoded by the coding sequence ATGACCGTTCATACCCTCGATACCGGCCTGTTTAAACTCGATGGCGGCGCCATGTTTGGCGTGGTGCCCAAAAGCATGTGGCAGAAGCTGGTGCCCGCCGACACCAACAACATGTGCACCTGGGCCATGCGCTGCCTGCTGGTGGAAGACAACGGCCGGCTGCTGCTGATCGACAACGGCATCGGGGAGAAGCAGGACGACAAGTTCCGGGGCCATTTCTACCTGCACGGCGACGACACGCTGGAAAAGTCGCTGCGCCGACTGGGCTACACCTCGGCGGATATCACCGACGTGCTGCTGACGCACCTGCACTTCGACCACTGCGGCGGCTCGGTGGTGCGCACCGCCGTCGGCCAGTTGGAGCTGGCCTTCCCGAACGCCACCTACTGGAGCAACCAAAGCCACTGGGACTGGGCCGTAACGCCCAACGCCCGCGAAAAAGCCAGCTTTCTGAAGGAAAACATCCTGCCCATCCAGGAAAGCGGCCACCTGCGCTTTATTGAGTCGGCCGCCGATGTGCCGGCCGAGCTGGGCGCCGTGCGGGAAATCATCTTCGCCGACGGCCACACCGAGAAGATGATGGTGCCGCTGCTCGACTACAAAGGCCGCAAACTGGCCTTCATGGCCGACCTGCTGCCCAGCGCCGCCCACATTCCGCTGCCCTACGTGATGGGCTACGACGTGCGCCCTCTGCAAACCCTCACCGAAAAGGAGCAGGTGCTGCGCCGCGCCGCCGACGAAAACTGGGTGCTGGTGCTGGAGCACGATGCCGCCCACGAGTGCTGCACGGTGCAGCACACCGAAAAGGGCGTGCGCCTGGCCGATACGTTCAAGCTGTCGGAGCTGTAA
- a CDS encoding alpha-amylase family glycosyl hydrolase: protein MSLFTNIHRTGLTLLVAAGLLSACKSSGTDDPAPTTPTTPTPPTNPGPPPIPQYGTPFAGVPNRQDAVMYQVNMRAFSQTGNFAGVTARLDSIRDLGVNVLYLMPIYPIGTDSKSVNSPYAVKDYKSVNAEFGSLDDLRALVDGAHQRNMAVMLDWVANHTSWDNPWITQHPDWYQKNAAGAITPVSNNGTTYNDVAQLDFTNAAMRLEMISALKSWVYTANVDGFRFDYADFQPNDFWKQATDTLRNIKSHKLLLLAEGTRAANFSSGFDYNFGFGWYGGIYQVYKNGASAVSNFDALNNSEYNGASGTQQVVRYITNHDVNGSDGTPVTLFGGKEGAMSAFVVTALYKGVPMIYNGQETGMSQAITFPFTSVKVRWGRNPDVKRAYKQLLAARAGSAALRVGTPTPLSTRNVCAFTKTAGSEQAFVVANTRNSPQVYTLPANLANTTWTDALTGNSVTLDTQLALPAYAYLVLKK from the coding sequence ATGTCACTGTTTACCAATATCCACCGCACCGGCCTGACCCTACTTGTAGCTGCCGGGCTGCTGAGCGCCTGCAAATCGTCGGGCACCGACGACCCCGCCCCTACCACCCCGACCACGCCCACGCCCCCGACCAACCCGGGCCCGCCACCAATTCCGCAGTACGGCACGCCTTTCGCGGGCGTACCCAACCGCCAGGACGCGGTGATGTACCAGGTGAACATGCGCGCCTTCAGCCAGACCGGCAACTTTGCCGGTGTCACGGCCCGACTTGATTCCATCCGGGACCTAGGTGTGAACGTGCTGTATCTGATGCCGATTTACCCGATTGGTACGGACAGCAAATCGGTGAACTCGCCCTATGCCGTGAAGGACTACAAGTCGGTAAACGCCGAGTTTGGCTCCCTCGATGACCTGCGGGCGTTGGTGGACGGCGCGCACCAGCGCAACATGGCTGTGATGCTCGACTGGGTGGCCAACCACACCAGCTGGGACAACCCCTGGATTACGCAGCACCCCGACTGGTACCAGAAAAACGCCGCCGGCGCCATCACGCCCGTATCCAACAACGGTACCACATACAACGACGTGGCCCAGCTGGACTTCACCAACGCGGCCATGCGCCTGGAAATGATTTCGGCCCTGAAATCGTGGGTGTACACGGCCAACGTAGACGGCTTCCGTTTCGACTACGCCGACTTCCAGCCCAACGATTTCTGGAAGCAGGCCACCGATACGCTGCGTAACATTAAGAGCCATAAGCTGCTGCTGCTGGCCGAGGGCACCCGCGCCGCCAACTTCAGCTCCGGCTTCGACTACAACTTCGGCTTTGGCTGGTACGGCGGCATCTACCAGGTGTATAAGAACGGAGCCAGCGCGGTCAGCAATTTCGACGCCCTCAACAACAGTGAGTATAATGGCGCCTCCGGCACTCAGCAGGTGGTGCGCTATATCACCAACCACGACGTAAACGGCTCCGATGGCACGCCCGTAACGCTGTTCGGTGGCAAGGAAGGCGCCATGTCGGCCTTTGTTGTGACGGCCCTCTATAAAGGAGTCCCCATGATTTACAACGGCCAGGAAACCGGCATGAGCCAGGCCATTACGTTCCCGTTCACCAGCGTGAAGGTGCGCTGGGGCCGCAACCCCGATGTGAAGCGCGCCTACAAGCAACTGCTGGCCGCCCGCGCCGGCAGCGCCGCTTTGCGCGTGGGCACGCCCACCCCACTCAGCACCCGCAACGTGTGCGCCTTCACCAAAACGGCCGGCTCCGAGCAGGCGTTTGTAGTCGCCAACACCCGCAACTCGCCTCAGGTGTACACCCTGCCCGCCAACCTGGCCAACACCACCTGGACGGATGCCCTGACCGGCAACTCCGTGACGCTGGACACGCAGCTTGCACTACCCGCGTACGCCTATCTGGTGCTGAAGAAATAG
- a CDS encoding DUF6377 domain-containing protein produces the protein MKILLLVCVLVGSALVGRAEPAAPSPLLRDLQTALAHKTRYDQQRQQRIAVLTAAFRASPANPEARFGLGLRIYEEYKAFQYDSAFVYSQQLTRLARQLGSPEKTELARLKLAFILLSSGMFKETFEELNRIRPADLSRADRQEFYFLQARAYSDLGDFNHDQVYRPAYHTQALAYADSALRYSQPGTYEQLSVQQFRAVKTGQLAQGAALYRRIRQLPGLTLHQLAVSASTTAYIYTLQGQEDRAFALLLESAAADVKSATKETVALFQLSEYCYRRGDLENAYAFIKEARAQATFYKARQRQLEISHISSVIEGQKISIIEQQRRSLRLYAGAVTLLAVVVAAFIGVIWRQLRKLQRAGQLISATNHALQERNEELARLNTGLHEASQIKQEYIGYYFHNNSRLLDRLETLKQALDTQLAGKQYGAVQKLVSGLNIRQQRQELLRGFDAVFLRLFPQFIPQFNALFRPEDQFHLPDDQLLSTELRIFALIRLGIQDSEQISRMLGYSINTIYTYKTRVKNRSIVPNEEFEARIMVIEAV, from the coding sequence GTGAAAATTCTGCTGCTCGTCTGCGTTCTGGTGGGTTCGGCTCTGGTGGGCCGGGCGGAGCCGGCAGCGCCTTCTCCCCTGCTGCGCGACCTGCAAACGGCCCTAGCCCATAAAACTCGCTACGACCAGCAGCGGCAGCAGCGCATTGCGGTGCTCACGGCGGCGTTCCGGGCCTCGCCGGCTAATCCGGAGGCCCGTTTCGGGCTGGGGCTGCGCATTTACGAGGAGTACAAGGCGTTTCAGTACGACTCGGCGTTTGTGTACAGCCAGCAGCTTACCCGGCTGGCCCGGCAGCTAGGCAGCCCCGAGAAAACCGAGCTGGCCCGGCTGAAGCTGGCATTTATCCTGCTGTCCTCGGGCATGTTCAAGGAGACCTTTGAGGAGCTGAACCGCATCCGGCCGGCTGACCTCAGTCGGGCCGACCGGCAGGAGTTCTACTTCCTGCAGGCCCGCGCCTACAGCGACCTGGGCGACTTCAACCACGACCAGGTGTACCGCCCCGCCTACCACACCCAGGCCCTTGCCTACGCCGATTCGGCGCTACGCTACAGCCAACCCGGCACCTACGAGCAGCTCTCGGTGCAGCAGTTCCGGGCCGTGAAAACCGGACAGCTGGCGCAGGGCGCGGCGTTGTACCGGCGCATCCGGCAATTGCCCGGGCTCACGTTGCACCAGCTGGCGGTGAGTGCCAGCACCACGGCCTACATCTACACGCTGCAGGGGCAGGAAGACCGGGCGTTTGCGCTGCTGCTGGAGTCGGCGGCGGCCGACGTGAAATCGGCCACCAAGGAAACGGTGGCGCTGTTTCAGCTCTCGGAGTACTGCTACCGGCGCGGCGACCTGGAAAACGCCTACGCCTTTATCAAGGAGGCGCGGGCCCAGGCCACGTTCTACAAGGCCCGGCAGCGGCAGCTCGAAATCAGCCACATTTCCTCCGTCATCGAGGGGCAGAAGATCAGCATCATTGAGCAGCAGCGCCGCTCGTTGCGGCTGTACGCCGGGGCCGTGACGCTGCTGGCGGTGGTGGTGGCGGCGTTTATTGGGGTGATCTGGCGGCAGCTGCGCAAGCTGCAGCGGGCCGGCCAGCTGATTTCGGCCACCAACCACGCCCTGCAGGAGCGCAACGAGGAGCTGGCCCGGCTGAACACGGGCCTGCACGAGGCCAGCCAGATCAAGCAGGAGTATATCGGCTACTACTTCCACAACAACTCCCGCCTGCTCGACCGGCTCGAAACCCTCAAGCAGGCTCTCGACACCCAGCTGGCCGGCAAGCAGTACGGGGCCGTGCAGAAGCTAGTGAGCGGCCTCAACATCCGGCAGCAGCGGCAGGAGCTGCTGCGCGGCTTCGACGCGGTGTTTCTGCGCCTGTTCCCGCAGTTCATCCCGCAGTTCAACGCCCTGTTCCGGCCCGAAGACCAGTTCCACCTCCCCGACGACCAGCTGCTGAGCACCGAGCTACGCATCTTCGCCCTCATCCGCCTGGGCATCCAGGACAGCGAGCAAATCAGCCGGATGCTGGGCTATTCCATCAACACCATCTACACCTACAAAACCCGGGTGAAGAACCGCTCCATCGTCCCGAACGAGGAGTTCGAAGCCCGGATTATGGTCATTGAGGCGGTGTAG